Proteins encoded in a region of the Xylocopa sonorina isolate GNS202 chromosome 11, iyXylSono1_principal, whole genome shotgun sequence genome:
- the LOC143429181 gene encoding UBX domain-containing protein 7 produces MDQELIEKFIEVTGESEATARQYLSLADGNVETAISLMFESGQGPEPLHAPESEPEVRPPILPIQEVLVPSGPICSLPRLSTNVFDKFRDFAVETQRQEEEMTCKVGGVKQMSYCKSKRLEDLFRPPCNILFLGSFMEAREHAKSLNRWLLVNIQNPQEFACQILNRDVWSNQQIQEIVKDHFILWQVLSNSSDGNRYVHLYDVYEYPYLAVIDPRTGECMETYNHITVDILISVLNDMLSSHPSPECVTSNAKVCESVDSKKWNNCTATTTKEASVTNSFDCSSSSSNSNSSIAKAFKHTIDNLNESDSINDTTTIQSSSASMSFNTFHNITKKRRMNESDELNENNQEISSKGKLLCGLKSGSSKAKTDCTSPIRLCLRLPNGKKETVSMSATDTVEDFINTMENMGYAPANHTYLVPFPKTNIGTLSPQIHLSNTILSPANTVFITKI; encoded by the exons ATGGACCAAGAACTGATTGAGAAATTTATAGAAGTGACGG GGGAGAGCGAAGCGACAGCTCGCCAGTATCTATCGTTAGCCGACGGGAACGTGGAAACTGCGATCAGTTTGATGTTTGAGAGCGGACAAGGACCAGAACCGTTACACGCTCCAGAATCAGAACCAGAAGTTAGACCCCCTATTTTACCTATACAGGAAGTCTTGGTGCCGTCTGGCCCGATATGTTCTCTGCCAAGATTGTCCACTAACGTCTTTGATAAATTTAGAGACTTTGCAGTGGAGACCC AACGACAGGAAGAAGAAATGACTTGTAAAGTGGGTGGAGTGAAACAAATGTCTTATTGCAAGTCCAAACGATTGGAGGATCTGTTTCGTCCGCCTTGCAATATCCTCTTTCTGGGTTCCTTTATGGAAGCCCGTGAACACGCCAAATCGTTGAATCGTTGGTTACTTGTAAATATTCAGAATCCTCAAGAATTTGCCTGCCAGATTCTTAATAGAGACGTATGGTCGAATCAACAGATTCAAGAGATCGTAAAGGATCATTTTATTTTATGGCAG GTCTTGTCGAATTCAAGCGATGGGAACCGTTATGTGCATCTGTACGACGTGTACGAATACCCTTATCTAGCAGTAATAGATCCTAGAACAGGAGAATGCATGGAAACTTACAATCACATTACAGTAGACATTTTAATCTCTGTTCTAAACGATATGTTAAGCTCTCACCCATCGCCAGAATGCGTGACAAGTAACGCTAAAGTATGCGAATCTGTTGATTCTAAAAAATGGAATAACTGTACTGCCACAACAACAAAAGAAGCTTCTGTAACTAATTCATTT gattgtagtagtagtagtagtaatagtaatagtagtatTGCCAAAGCATTTAAACACACAATCGATAATTTAAACGAATCAG ATAGTATCAACGATACAACCACTATTCAAAGTTCGAGTGCAAGTATGTCGTTCAATACGTTTCATAATATAACTAAGAAGAGGAGAATGAACGAATCGGACGAATTGAATGAAAACAATCAAGAAATAAGCTCAAAG GGGAAATTATTGTGCGGACTAAAATCTGGCTCGAGTAAGGCTAAAACTG ATTGTACGTCTCCCATCAGACTTTGTTTAAGACTGCCGAATGGTAAAAAAGAAACAGTGTCAATGTCTGCCACAGACACCGTCGAA GACTTTATAAATACAATGGAAAATATGGGTTACGCGCCGGCAAATCATACTTATTTAGTACCTTTTCCAAAAACAAATATCGGTACCCTTTCTCCACAAATACATTTATCAAATACCATTTTGTCTCCAGCGAATACAGTATTTATAACAAAGATATAG
- the LOC143428761 gene encoding uncharacterized protein LOC143428761 isoform X2, with protein MEECLSLILNEHRVEANKRKLRDKSRYFASLFSHNFNDSDNKEHIINYDIALCTLQNFVQWIHDDNYSEVLCHSIKSSLTKFTRDHFLELLNILELSVLFMVDELTHDAMDILVLRWLLPERIIDIWLLAQELSLKVLEDICLSVCLDRFEELPVPLIVELSKDNAVRLIKNVNVRSSIEHLNLIRNEWMKFHLTSDNIGNIKEEREPKFVQGTVGYRAHERAGKIAYLYTWDGRVLTECTQANDVRFSRKCLIGAQVAGRGFSVYIVGGEMGLGTGQFNDIIWRYCLLSKRWYYQAKLPIQRRHMVAVFLRNKLIVVGGVGRHRLKLCTVDILNIHTGSWEKGADVPESFTDVPPHCVLNGKLFLLKSFVYIYCIEKNDWQTVVISNGPVAQKVDAFLTRGTTLFSTGNHLDGTIVSRISIVKDSVCEREDKMLIDTSIVFRSDWYHLRYAQVDDIGIMILNVHRDEEYRYLHLHREIKKDFESFFIPKLVCFNFISPDTLYDIA; from the exons ATGGAGGAATGTTTATCCTTGATTCTTAACGAACATCGCgtagaagcgaataagaggaaGCTTCGGGATAAAAGCCGCTACTTTGCGTCCCTTTTCTCCCACAATTTTAACGATTCTGATAACAAAGAGCATATTATTAATTACGATATCGCTTTGTGTACTTTGCAG AATTTTGTCCAATGGATCCACGACGATAACTATTCGGAGGTGCTTTGTCATTCCATTAAATCTTCCTTGACAAAGTTCACGCGAGATCATTTCTTAGAATTACTAAATATATTAGAACTGAGCGTACTGTTTATGGTTGATGAATTAACGCACGATGCTATGGACATCCTAGTGTTACGTTGGTTGCTACCAGAGAGAATAATCGATATATGGTTATTAGCGCAAGAGTTGAGCTTAAAAGTGTTAGAGGATATATGCCTTTCCGTTTGTTTAGACCGGTTCGAAGAACTTCCTGTACCTTTGATCGTCGAATTGAGCAAGGACAATGCCGTTCGATTAATAAAAAATGTTAACGTCAGATCTTCCATCGAGCATTTAAACTTGATAAGAAACGAATGGATGAAATTTCACCTG ACATCGGATAATATTGGGAACATCAAGGAGGAGAGAGAACCAAAATTTGTACAGGGTACAGTTGGTTACAGAGCGCACGAACGTGCCGGTAAGATAGCATATCTATACACTTGGGACGGTAGGGTTTTAACGGAATGTACGCAAGCGAACGATGTACGTTTTTCAAGAAAATGTTTAATCGGAGCGCAAGTAGCTGGCAGAG GTTTCAGTGTATACATAGTCGGAGGTGAAATGGGTTTAGGCACCGGCCAGTTTAACGACATTATTTGGCGTTACTGTCTTCTTTCTAAGAGATGGTATTATCAAGCAAAGTTGCCGATTCAGAGGCGACATATGGTTGCTGTATTTTTAAGAAACAAATTAATAGTAGTAGGCGGCGTAGGAAGGCATAGGTTGAAGTTATGTACCGTCGATATTCTTAACATTCATACAG GTAGCTGGGAAAAAGGTGCAGACGTTCCTGAGAGTTTCACCGATGTTCCTCCTCATTGTGTTCTAAATGGGAAGCTATTCTTACTGAAATCGTTCGTTTATATTTATTGCATCGAAAAAAATGATTGGCAAACCGTGGTAATATCGAACGGTCCGGTTGCACAGAAAGTGGATGCGTTCCTTACACGTGGCACAACTTTATTTTCGACCG GTAATCATTTAGATGGAACGATTGTCTCCAGAATCAGTATCGTAAAAGACTCCGTTTGCGAGAGAGAGGACAAAATGTTAATAGATACGAGTATCGTATTCAGGAGTGACTGGTATCATTTAAGATACGCGCAGGTCGATGATATCGGTATAATGATATTGAATGTTCATCGGGATGAAGAATATCGATACTTGCATTTGCATAGAGAGATAAAGAAGGATTTCGAAAGTTTTTTCATTCCCAAGTTGGTTTGCTTTAATTTTATCTCTCCCGATACGTtgtacgatatcgcgtaa
- the Jwa gene encoding PRA1 family protein Jwa, with the protein MDKTKSLGDGWELPPLRSLNDFLLESSRFQFPNFKDLEKWGNRVVNNLVYYQTNYLYMWIAIILVVISVNPMKGIVGISAMMAIWGKCTYSFNNNESFLKFKETYPAVGLILTVVCGIYVLYTINSVLIILFGILLSVSVTFVHASLRLRNVKNKLVNKIEAMGFERTPMGLILNYFEHTTGIIVRKQTTFIQSLH; encoded by the exons ATGGATAAAACCAAGTCGCTCGGTGATGGGTGGGAACTACCACCTCTTCGTAGCTTGAACGATTTCCTTTTGGAATCTTCACGCTTTCAGTTCCCCAATTTCAAGGATTTAGAGAAATGGGGCAACAGAGTAGTAAACAATCTTGTCTATTACCAGACTAATTATCTTTACATGTGGATCGCTATTATACTTGTTGTGAT ATCGGTAAACCCCATGAAAGGGATCGTTGGTATATCAGCGATGATGGCGATATGGGGCAAATGTACATATTCCTTTAATAACAACGAATCGTTTCTCAAATTTAAGGAAACTTATCCGGCGGTTGGACTAATACTTACCGTCGTTTGCGGAATCTATGTTCTTTATACGATAAATTCTGTTCTGATTATACTATTTGGCATTCTGTTGTCAGTTTCTG TGACTTTTGTACATGCATCGTTGAGATTAAGGAACGTGAAGAATAAGCTTGTTAACAAAATAGAGGCAATGGGCTTTGAACGTACTCCGATGGGACTTATCTTAAATTATTTCG AACATACGACTGGTATAATCGTACGTAAGCAAACAACTTTCATTCAATCGCTTCACTAG
- the LOC143428761 gene encoding uncharacterized protein LOC143428761 isoform X1, with protein MEECLSLILNEHRVEANKRKLRDKSRYFASLFSHNFNDSDNKEHIINYDIALCTLQNFVQWIHDDNYSEVLCHSIKSSLTKFTRDHFLELLNILELSVLFMVDELTHDAMDILVLRWLLPERIIDIWLLAQELSLKVLEDICLSVCLDRFEELPVPLIVELSKDNAVRLIKNVNVRSSIEHLNLIRNEWMKFHLTSDNIGNIKEEREPKFVQGTVGYRAHERAGKIAYLYTWDGRVLTECTQANDVRFSRKCLIGAQVAGRGFSVYIVGGEMGLGTGQFNDIIWRYCLLSKRWYYQAKLPIQRRHMVAVFLRNKLIVVGGVGRHRLKLCTVDILNIHTAGKKVQTFLRVSPMFLLIVF; from the exons ATGGAGGAATGTTTATCCTTGATTCTTAACGAACATCGCgtagaagcgaataagaggaaGCTTCGGGATAAAAGCCGCTACTTTGCGTCCCTTTTCTCCCACAATTTTAACGATTCTGATAACAAAGAGCATATTATTAATTACGATATCGCTTTGTGTACTTTGCAG AATTTTGTCCAATGGATCCACGACGATAACTATTCGGAGGTGCTTTGTCATTCCATTAAATCTTCCTTGACAAAGTTCACGCGAGATCATTTCTTAGAATTACTAAATATATTAGAACTGAGCGTACTGTTTATGGTTGATGAATTAACGCACGATGCTATGGACATCCTAGTGTTACGTTGGTTGCTACCAGAGAGAATAATCGATATATGGTTATTAGCGCAAGAGTTGAGCTTAAAAGTGTTAGAGGATATATGCCTTTCCGTTTGTTTAGACCGGTTCGAAGAACTTCCTGTACCTTTGATCGTCGAATTGAGCAAGGACAATGCCGTTCGATTAATAAAAAATGTTAACGTCAGATCTTCCATCGAGCATTTAAACTTGATAAGAAACGAATGGATGAAATTTCACCTG ACATCGGATAATATTGGGAACATCAAGGAGGAGAGAGAACCAAAATTTGTACAGGGTACAGTTGGTTACAGAGCGCACGAACGTGCCGGTAAGATAGCATATCTATACACTTGGGACGGTAGGGTTTTAACGGAATGTACGCAAGCGAACGATGTACGTTTTTCAAGAAAATGTTTAATCGGAGCGCAAGTAGCTGGCAGAG GTTTCAGTGTATACATAGTCGGAGGTGAAATGGGTTTAGGCACCGGCCAGTTTAACGACATTATTTGGCGTTACTGTCTTCTTTCTAAGAGATGGTATTATCAAGCAAAGTTGCCGATTCAGAGGCGACATATGGTTGCTGTATTTTTAAGAAACAAATTAATAGTAGTAGGCGGCGTAGGAAGGCATAGGTTGAAGTTATGTACCGTCGATATTCTTAACATTCATACAG CTGGGAAAAAGGTGCAGACGTTCCTGAGAGTTTCACCGATGTTCCTCCTCATTGTGTTCTAA
- the LOC143429045 gene encoding transcription elongation factor 1 homolog yields the protein MGRRKSKRQAPQRKKAIEPMDVLFTCPFCNHEKSCDVKMDKGRKTARISCRVCLEDYQTSVNGLSEPIDVYNDWIDACDAIN from the exons ATGGGTCGAAGAAAAAGTAAGCGACAAGCTCCGCAAAGAAAAAAGGCTATCGAACCTATGGACGTACTATTTACGTGTCCATTTTGTAACCATGAAAAATCGTGTGACGTTAAAAT GGACAAAGGTCGAAAGACGGCAAGAATTTCGTGTCGAGTCTGTTTAGAGGATTATCAAACTAGCGTTAATGGATTGTCGGAACCAATTGATGTGTACAACGATTGGATCGACGCGTGTGATGCTATTAACTAA